A segment of the Prochlorococcus sp. RS04 genome:
TCCTTACTGGTACAGATATACCTAAAGATTTATTATTAATGGCTAACCAAATTACCGAACTTCGCTCATAAAACAATGCTAAAAAATGATCTCTGGATAAATCAAAAAGCTTCGGAAGGTATGATTAAACCCTTTCAATCAAATTTGGTGAGACATCTTGAGCCTGACAATAAACAAAAGCCAGTTTTGAGTTACGGATGTTCCTCTTATGGCTATGATTTAAGACTTTCATCTAAAGAATTCCTAATTTTCAGACATATCCCTGGGACTGTGATGAACCCCAAAAAGTTTAATCCCAATAATTTAGAGAAAACTGTTCTTCACCATGATAAAGATGGAGACTTTTTCATTCTTCCTGCTCACTCCTATGGTTTAGGAGTTGCTTTAGAAAAGATGAAAGTTCCAGAAAATATTACTGTAATTTGTATAGGCAAGAGTACTTACGCCCGACTTGGAATTATTGTTAATACAACGCCCGCAGAGGCAGGGTGGGAAGGTCATTTAACTTTAGAATTTAGTAATAGTTCTGGTGCAGATTGCAGAATTTATGCTGAAGAGGGTATTTGCCAACTACTCTTTTTTGAAGGTGATCCGTGCTCTACAACCTACGAAGATAGAAGAGGTAAATATCAAAACCAACCAGAAAAAGTAACTCTTGCAAAGATCTGAAATGAGTAAAGTTGAACTAATTTCGCTAACTCCTGATGCAGAAAAAACAATGGCTTACATTGCAAGAGTTAGTAATCCAAAAAATCAGGAAAATGAAGACTATTCTAAATTATTGAGTTATTGCATTAAAAACGAACATTGGAGTGTTTTTGAACAATCATTTATGACCTTGCAAATAGAAACTAACAGAGGAATAGCTGCCCAAATTTTAAGACACAGATCATTTACTTTCCAGGAATTTTCACAGAGATATGCAGATAGTTCTCAATTGGGAAATATCCCTTTACCAGACCTAAGGCGTCAAGATTTTAAAAACAGGCAAAATTCAATTCCCGATCTCCCCGATGAATTAAAAAAAAGATTCAATGAAAAAATAAGTTTACATTTTCAGGCTGCTTCAGAATTATATGAAGATTTACTTGCTGAAGGCGTAGCCAAAGAATGTGCAAGATTTGTTTTACCATTAGCAACTCCAACAAGAATCTATATGTCTGGATCATGCAGATCGTGGATCCATTATATTCATTTAAGATCAGCTCACGGCACCCAAAAAGAACACATGTCTATAGCCCAAAATTGCAAGTCTATTTTTAAAAAAAGTTTTCCGATTGTATCAAAATCTTTAGAATGGTAAAAATCATCCATGACTGCGGGGATTAACCTCATTGTTTTTATTTTCTTGTATTATTGAAAATTCAGAATTAATAATTTCCTCATAAGGTTTCTCTTCTTTTTTTAAATTATTAATAGATTTTCTTATTTTTATTTCATCTTGTTTACCAATAAAAGTAGATATTAGATTACCCTTTTCATCAAAAAGATTAACTTGAGGAATCCCGTTGACAGCAAATTTCTGGATGTAATTACCCCATTTTTTATTATCAACATTTAAAAAAACAAAATTAATATCTTTTTCGTATTCATCTTTAAAAGCAGAAACTTTTGGAGCCATTTCTTTGCAAACTTCGCACCACTCAGCATAAAATTCCAGAAATGTAGGCTTATTATTTGTAAAAGCTATTTCAGGGTCAACGGACAATTCTCCAAAACTCTTTAGAAGATAAGTTGATTTAAAAAAGAAATTTCTAAACAAAAAAAGTGAAATGATAACAATAGATATAATTAAAATAAGTATTGTTTTTAAATTTGTTTTTAAAATTTGCTCTCGACTCTCAGATTGCACTATTAAGAAATTACTAACTAAAAGCATCTTAAATAAGTTAAACAAATATAGAGAATTAAAATCTACAAGCTTTTAATCAACTGATAAAATAATAAATAAATAATTTTCAAAATTTCTTTAATTCCTGAAATCTAATTATGCAATCAATCTTTGGAACTGATGGAATAAGAGGAAGATTTAATGAAGAGATAACCTATTCACTAGCCTACAAAGTGGGATACGCTTTAGGTTCGATCTTAGAAAAGAAAAGTCCAATTATAATAGGGAGAGATACAAGAATTAGTGGAGATATTCTTCTTCAGGCAATAACTCAAGGTATAAACGATAGTGGTAAAAAATTTATAAATCTTGGAATCTGCCCTACCCCAGCTATACCTTTTTTAATCAAACAAGAAGACCTAAGTAGTGGGATCATGATATCTGCAAGTCATAATCCGCCAGAATATAATGGCATAAAAATTTTTGATCATAATGGTCAAAAAATTACTAAATATTTTGAAAATAAAATTCAAAAATTAATTGAAGAGTCAAGTCACAATATCTCAGTTCCTAAAAAAGTGATCCCCCTAAATACAAATAAAGATCTCATTGATATTTATATCAAAGGCCTAATCCAAACAATGGGAGGAGAAAATCTAAGCGGGTTGAGAATAATATTAGACACATGCTATGGATCAGCAGCAACCTGCGCAAAAAATATTTTTCAATCTCTTGGTGTTGATGTAAGAGTTATCAA
Coding sequences within it:
- the dcd gene encoding dCTP deaminase; the protein is MLKNDLWINQKASEGMIKPFQSNLVRHLEPDNKQKPVLSYGCSSYGYDLRLSSKEFLIFRHIPGTVMNPKKFNPNNLEKTVLHHDKDGDFFILPAHSYGLGVALEKMKVPENITVICIGKSTYARLGIIVNTTPAEAGWEGHLTLEFSNSSGADCRIYAEEGICQLLFFEGDPCSTTYEDRRGKYQNQPEKVTLAKI
- the thyX gene encoding FAD-dependent thymidylate synthase, with the translated sequence MSKVELISLTPDAEKTMAYIARVSNPKNQENEDYSKLLSYCIKNEHWSVFEQSFMTLQIETNRGIAAQILRHRSFTFQEFSQRYADSSQLGNIPLPDLRRQDFKNRQNSIPDLPDELKKRFNEKISLHFQAASELYEDLLAEGVAKECARFVLPLATPTRIYMSGSCRSWIHYIHLRSAHGTQKEHMSIAQNCKSIFKKSFPIVSKSLEW
- a CDS encoding thioredoxin domain-containing protein, coding for MQSESREQILKTNLKTILILIISIVIISLFLFRNFFFKSTYLLKSFGELSVDPEIAFTNNKPTFLEFYAEWCEVCKEMAPKVSAFKDEYEKDINFVFLNVDNKKWGNYIQKFAVNGIPQVNLFDEKGNLISTFIGKQDEIKIRKSINNLKKEEKPYEEIINSEFSIIQENKNNEVNPRSHG